The Wolbachia endosymbiont (group B) of Gerris lacustris genomic interval CTCATATTAATCTACAAGAAGGTAAGATTTTCTCCGTAAAAGCTCATGGTCAAGGAGATATGGGTGCACTGTCTATATATGATGGAAATACAAAACTTGGAGAATTATCGAGCGAATCAGGATTTTTTAAGCAAGTTGAAGGCCAAACTAAAGAAACTTTTGTTTTTGAGGATATATTGCACAACTTAAATACTCAATATGATGGCGGTGCTTATATGGCAGTTACAAAAGAAAACGGTCAGTATAAAGCTTCTTTAATAGACGGCAGAACAGTAGAACGCGATGAATACTTTGATGAAGCACATTTACATGAAAATGAATTATTGCATCCTAACACTGGACACATTCAAAAAGATTTAGATTCTCTGCTTCTTAGAGGTACCAAAATCTTGAATCATCAAGATTCAAAGCATGCTCAATATTCTGATGAGCAAAGAGAAAGCGGCGTAATCGTAGAAAAAGGAACATTATTGGATGATAAAGGGACCGATAGAACAGACGACGATGTATACGAAGCGGTTGTAAAGCAAGGAGGCAAAAATCTACATGCATTCAAAAATATGGGCTTCTATATCACTGAAGAGATGAAAAATGAAAGAGGTGAAGTTATAAATGAAAGTAACTTGTTCATTCATGATCATGGAAAAAACGTAAGGTTTCAATTGCCAGACAATGTTACTCACCTAAAATTGGTGGAAAAAGATGGACAATATAAATTAGCACCATCTGATTCTGAAGGAAGAGAATACAGTAGCATACCAGACGAATACAAATATATTGACCCAGTATTTGCACATGAATATGAAAAGAGAGATTATTCTCATAAACATATAAATGTGGGCCTTATAAACTTAGAAAAATATGCCCCTGGTAAACTTTTTACCATTAAACATGATCCAAATGATTATCAGATACAAAGAAACTCGAGTGGTGAAATAGTGAGAATCAACAATCAAAGATATTTCACTAAAGTAAAACTATTTGATGGTGATACTGATGAAGAAATTGGAATGTTATCTAATAATTTCCATAACTTCAAAGGAAAAATATTCTTTTCTACTGATTATAACTACAGTTATAATGATTTTCTAGCATCTGTTTCTCCTCAAGTTGAAATTGAGAACATGCAAGATGGAAGTAAAAAAATAACTTTCGATCAAGGTGATGGCGATATCGGTGATACTAATAGAGGCTACACGGACTATCAGAGGATATACACAAGGGAAATCGAAAGTCCAAAAGAACAGGTAAGTGCAAGTGAAACTAAAATAGGAGTGGATACATTACATATGAGCCATGGTAATGTTGTTGCACTAGCTACTGAAGAGAAAAACGACAACAATGAAATGCTGTCTGATCAGCCACAAAGTTTAGCAAGAACAAAAAGATCACCTTTTGTGGAGGAAAAAGAGCAGGTATTGAAAGACACAATCTTGAAAATAGAAAGGAGCTCTGATCAATTCTCAGAAGGAAAGCACAAGGCAAATGTAACCATAGATTATCATGACCTAAAAGCTTTGCATGATAGGGCAGAAGGAGCAGAAAAGCAATCTGTGTTAGATTTTTGGGACAAACTGCATACATCGAATTATAAGGTTGGTGCTTTGCCGGAAGACAAGTATTACTTTAAAGATGGCAAATTTGTAATTCACGATAGTGACACAAAAAAGCTTATAGTGTTACCTGAGGATAAGGTATCTATTAAGATAGTGAAGGATGGCAATCATTATGATCTAGCTATATCTAATAATGATAATGGTAAAGTGATAAGTAGCATTACCAAAATAGACAACTTAAACTATGAGTTGCTGTCAGATTCAAATAGTTTCAGCCTAGAAACACAAGATAGCACTATATTTTTAGGTCAACATAACGAATATAATCTTTATCTAGAGAATGGCTTTGCGAAAATGTTCGATTGCGCAAGCGATCATGTTTATCACGATCATAACTCGGCCTATATCTAATATACAAGGAGGGCACTGCCCTCTTCTTGTCATTCAAGTAGCTCCTTCGATATCATCCAAGTAGCCCCCTTCTTGTCATCCCAGTGCCCAGGCACTGGGATCTAGTTAAGTTGATGAGCATAAAAGTAGCCGTTTTATATTAAAGTACAACGTTTCTTATGATGGGAAAATGGATTCCAGTGTCAAGCACTGGAATGACAGCAGAGGAGACTGGAACGGCAAGAGAAGAATTCTGAAGTGAAAAGCTTCAAGGAAATCTTATGCAAAATCTAGTATTTACGGAATTTATATTATTTTCATGCACATTATGGTTTTTATAATTAACGGAGAGTGTGATATGGCGGCTAATTTAAGTTTTAAAAAAGTAGATACACAAACTGATGCAACAGATCTAGCTGATGTTAAAACTATAATT includes:
- a CDS encoding peptidase M2; its protein translation is MLDIVKTNKLEVRIMKINQQINKNITKEEYFNNKHIIEVKDLNIKVEVHSHDLRTSKVAHIESEIRETAINFKDAFKLEPGSSEQTFKIYVFDDKADYTHLGGSERFGSYLGDEGGKCYYKGEADIFAEMYVYQQGGVHNLQHEFAHGLTYLATGGKSLPTLLMEGIADYFEHHSDHKFNAQGSSIDKTETANLDLGGILNLQYSANDEENSLVYKTGHALIMYLQEKDPNLLRSYLDALYKGDSNQSGNFLDQIKGHNDSFKGWLASNNTETAMEEINALQVTKGDFIATGQEIVGGEIKNISYYKANIEKMDGENVGSFSPVEHVAFHNVARAVNRATNDNLDISKEYHFLKVVKTADGQNKLTYSDQQGNEYQNSLEYKNQALRTLSNYDENLKKVYDNALKALDEQIRKESAEVREKYHKQEISHEKLLEQYNSITSSSRYEELKKSLLDEMISTGSKQLKSTQNIDVEKMLEEMVNIDPNLIRGAHINLQEGKIFSVKAHGQGDMGALSIYDGNTKLGELSSESGFFKQVEGQTKETFVFEDILHNLNTQYDGGAYMAVTKENGQYKASLIDGRTVERDEYFDEAHLHENELLHPNTGHIQKDLDSLLLRGTKILNHQDSKHAQYSDEQRESGVIVEKGTLLDDKGTDRTDDDVYEAVVKQGGKNLHAFKNMGFYITEEMKNERGEVINESNLFIHDHGKNVRFQLPDNVTHLKLVEKDGQYKLAPSDSEGREYSSIPDEYKYIDPVFAHEYEKRDYSHKHINVGLINLEKYAPGKLFTIKHDPNDYQIQRNSSGEIVRINNQRYFTKVKLFDGDTDEEIGMLSNNFHNFKGKIFFSTDYNYSYNDFLASVSPQVEIENMQDGSKKITFDQGDGDIGDTNRGYTDYQRIYTREIESPKEQVSASETKIGVDTLHMSHGNVVALATEEKNDNNEMLSDQPQSLARTKRSPFVEEKEQVLKDTILKIERSSDQFSEGKHKANVTIDYHDLKALHDRAEGAEKQSVLDFWDKLHTSNYKVGALPEDKYYFKDGKFVIHDSDTKKLIVLPEDKVSIKIVKDGNHYDLAISNNDNGKVISSITKIDNLNYELLSDSNSFSLETQDSTIFLGQHNEYNLYLENGFAKMFDCASDHVYHDHNSAYI